The following are encoded in a window of Telmatobacter sp. DSM 110680 genomic DNA:
- a CDS encoding SGNH/GDSL hydrolase family protein, with product MQTAQRCKPAHVCAKAQLPLASPRSTRNFSFSTAFLCLFSAVLISLSPVGVHAQPGPPTPEFTKIIVFGDSLSDTGNVAHLTYDKYGFRVPGPVADYTDGSFTDGFDTAPAAQLYSGVWIKQLADSMPSKPEVNNSLDGGTNYAFGYATTGMGTGSFTFGAGDVFSVDVENIGQQITDYLATKPKITPKTLFVVWGGANDFIHGGVSVQTAYTVATNQYANIQALIDAGATQFIVPNLPPLGLIPRINGDPATAGLVNLVVAYYNGLLNADIQLLRKNNPRKHLQIAQLDVFGLFNSIVAAPSNYAFANVTGSSQGIPVNPDTYLFWDDLHPTTHGHNILAINAAAILARSNCMNASKNGNGPVGTGAYTCGGMQ from the coding sequence ATGCAAACAGCTCAACGCTGCAAACCTGCTCACGTTTGTGCCAAGGCTCAGTTGCCTCTGGCCTCTCCTCGGTCCACCAGAAACTTTAGCTTTTCGACCGCATTTCTTTGCTTATTCTCTGCAGTGCTGATTTCCCTGAGCCCGGTCGGAGTCCATGCGCAGCCCGGGCCACCAACCCCGGAATTTACCAAAATCATTGTCTTTGGCGATTCGCTTTCCGATACAGGCAATGTTGCCCATCTCACGTATGACAAATACGGTTTTCGTGTCCCAGGGCCTGTCGCGGACTACACCGATGGCAGTTTCACGGATGGGTTCGACACCGCGCCCGCTGCCCAACTTTACTCCGGCGTCTGGATCAAGCAGCTCGCGGATTCGATGCCTTCAAAGCCTGAGGTGAACAACTCGCTCGACGGGGGAACCAACTACGCGTTCGGTTACGCCACTACTGGGATGGGCACCGGCAGCTTCACCTTCGGCGCAGGAGATGTGTTCTCGGTTGACGTGGAGAACATAGGCCAGCAAATCACCGATTACCTGGCCACCAAACCAAAGATCACTCCCAAAACACTGTTTGTGGTTTGGGGTGGGGCCAATGATTTCATCCATGGCGGCGTTTCGGTACAAACTGCCTATACCGTGGCTACCAATCAGTACGCCAACATCCAGGCATTGATTGACGCCGGCGCTACGCAGTTCATCGTTCCAAATCTGCCCCCGCTGGGATTAATTCCGAGGATCAACGGCGACCCCGCGACAGCGGGACTTGTAAACCTGGTGGTCGCCTACTACAACGGTCTCCTCAACGCGGACATTCAACTGCTGCGGAAGAACAATCCCCGTAAGCATCTTCAGATCGCGCAACTCGATGTATTTGGGCTTTTCAACAGCATTGTTGCGGCCCCATCAAATTACGCTTTCGCAAATGTGACCGGCAGTTCGCAGGGTATCCCAGTTAATCCGGATACCTATTTGTTCTGGGATGATCTGCATCCTACGACACATGGACACAACATTCTTGCGATCAATGCGGCGGCGATTCTCGCACGCAGCAATTGCATGAACGCGAGCAAGAACGGTAATGGCCCGGTGGGGACGGGTGCATACACATGCGGCGGGATGCAGTGA
- a CDS encoding serine hydrolase domain-containing protein codes for MNKLFRRQTCAFLCPLLMSLGIAAQTPTPDKAAKERAEAIRVVDTWLDSIQVYEHIPAISAGVVAGDHLLWSKGYGTLDADHKIPAAPDTIYSICSISKLFTSISLMQQYEQGKVRLDEPITTYLPWAKLKATDEDSVPITLRGMLSHSAGLPRESDFPYWSGPDFPFPTREQIHEMIAKQAPLFPAERYFQYSNLGLTLVGETVEAVSGQPYADYAKTHVLDPIGLHDTRTFMPMDLYGKRLAVGYGALKRDGTRDLLKPFNARGITPAAGYTSTVEDLGKFASWQFHLLRTGKEDVLKASTLHEMQRVQFMDPGWKVSYGLGFAIQHKENHTYVGHGGDCPGYQTILMLRPEDELGVVLMDNSSERPGAWATVVFAILDKRKGYEFKAPAPSAGVDLEAYTGHYSGQPWESEAIMLPWAGGLVSLSLPDDDPVAGMQFYKPKGGDVFRRVRDDGSEAEEIKFSRDASGKVTEFTHFSNPRMRMSDVK; via the coding sequence GTGAACAAACTCTTCCGCCGCCAAACCTGCGCATTCCTCTGCCCGCTTCTCATGTCGCTGGGCATTGCGGCGCAAACTCCCACTCCAGATAAGGCTGCCAAAGAGCGTGCGGAAGCCATTCGTGTTGTCGACACGTGGCTCGACAGCATACAGGTTTATGAACACATTCCGGCCATCTCCGCAGGTGTAGTGGCAGGCGACCATCTTCTGTGGTCTAAGGGGTACGGAACTCTCGACGCCGATCACAAGATTCCGGCTGCTCCAGACACCATTTACTCGATCTGCTCCATCTCAAAGCTCTTCACTTCCATCTCGTTGATGCAGCAGTACGAGCAGGGCAAGGTCCGCCTTGACGAACCGATCACCACTTATCTGCCTTGGGCCAAGCTCAAAGCCACAGACGAAGACAGTGTGCCGATCACGCTCCGTGGGATGCTTTCTCATTCCGCCGGACTCCCGCGCGAGTCGGACTTCCCTTATTGGTCGGGACCCGATTTCCCCTTCCCTACCCGCGAGCAGATCCACGAGATGATCGCGAAGCAAGCGCCTTTGTTTCCCGCCGAGCGCTACTTTCAATACAGCAACCTGGGCCTGACCCTGGTGGGCGAAACTGTCGAGGCCGTCTCCGGCCAGCCCTACGCCGACTATGCAAAGACCCACGTTCTCGATCCAATCGGCCTGCACGACACCCGCACCTTCATGCCGATGGACCTTTATGGCAAGCGCCTTGCGGTAGGCTACGGCGCCCTGAAGCGCGACGGCACGCGCGATCTGCTTAAACCATTCAATGCACGCGGGATCACTCCGGCAGCCGGATATACCTCGACCGTTGAGGACCTCGGCAAGTTTGCTTCCTGGCAGTTCCATCTTCTGCGTACCGGCAAAGAAGACGTACTCAAAGCCTCCACCTTGCACGAAATGCAGCGCGTCCAGTTTATGGACCCGGGATGGAAAGTGAGCTACGGCCTCGGTTTTGCAATCCAGCACAAGGAAAACCACACCTACGTTGGCCATGGCGGCGACTGTCCCGGGTACCAGACCATCCTGATGCTCCGTCCAGAGGATGAACTCGGCGTGGTTCTTATGGATAACTCCTCTGAGCGGCCGGGAGCGTGGGCTACCGTTGTTTTCGCCATTCTGGACAAGCGCAAGGGATACGAATTCAAAGCGCCTGCTCCGTCTGCAGGCGTGGACCTGGAAGCCTATACGGGCCACTACTCGGGCCAGCCTTGGGAATCTGAGGCGATCATGCTGCCGTGGGCCGGCGGCCTTGTCTCTCTATCCCTGCCGGATGACGATCCTGTGGCCGGCATGCAGTTCTACAAGCCAAAAGGAGGAGATGTGTTCCGCCGAGTTCGCGATGACGGCAGCGAAGCCGAAGAGATCAAGTTTTCTCGGGACGCTTCAGGAAAGGTTACCGAATTTACTCACTTCAGCAACCCCAGAATGAGGATGTCGGACGTAAAGTAG
- a CDS encoding helix-hairpin-helix domain-containing protein — protein sequence MRLFALLPLVLIALAGCTPHDRSPDEIREQTARATSTAVRDAKAVTQGVVEGVKQQKTVNINRGSADDLKSLPGIDDDAAQRIIEGRPYKDSEELAKRHIVSRAEYNRIAGKIEAR from the coding sequence ATGAGGCTTTTCGCACTTTTGCCGCTTGTCCTGATCGCACTGGCTGGTTGTACCCCGCACGACCGCAGTCCCGACGAAATCCGCGAGCAGACCGCACGCGCCACATCCACCGCGGTTCGCGACGCCAAGGCGGTTACACAGGGAGTAGTTGAAGGCGTGAAGCAGCAGAAGACCGTCAACATCAATCGTGGTTCTGCGGATGATCTCAAGAGCCTGCCTGGAATTGATGATGACGCCGCGCAACGCATCATCGAAGGCCGCCCCTATAAGGATTCCGAAGAACTTGCCAAGCGCCACATCGTCTCCCGCGCGGAATACAACCGTATCGCCGGCAAGATCGAAGCGCGGTAA